Genomic window (Magnolia sinica isolate HGM2019 chromosome 6, MsV1, whole genome shotgun sequence):
TAATGTGCAGCCCAGTTGAAGAAGTGCGTGGATTGGGGTACGTATATGATTATAGTcgagtgaaaaataaaataaattcatacGGTGATGagtatcctctctctctctctcctctcttccaaaattttaaaaagaaaaaagctgATAGCAGCCCGCTACATTTATAACACCACATATTGGCTCACCGGCTGCGTCCCCACACATTTGATATGATAATGCATTAAAGGAGTGGGCTCCATCACgttcagatttttttatttttattttttcttcttctgataAATAAATGTGAGTAGTAGAATAATGTCACGAGAATTCATACGAAAAAACAAAAGGGTAATAGTTGTGCAGCAGGAGAAAGTGAGGGGGCGTCACTTAATTTGATTTGAGCAATGTActctttttcttcctctcttttcagTAACAGATTCCTACAACGCTCTACACTTTCCCCTCCTCCACCTCCTCACATCCTTAAAGTCTCCTCTGTTAGGATTGAAGAGAAGCCTCAAAATCCTCAAAGCCCTCCTCCTTCCCCACCTGTGTACAAACCCAACGGAACATCAGCACCACAAGTTCCACAAGTATCCTCCTCCAaaccatcttcttcatcttcatcttcatcttcatctgcTTCTGCTAACAAAATCAAAAGGTTTTCCCAACCCTCTCTTCCTTCCACTTTCTGCAATGTATTTGACGACATCATCAACAAATTCATTGATCCTCCTATCCGTCCTTCTGTCGATCCAAAATACGTACTTGCTGACAACTTTGCACCTgtgaatgagcttccccctacaGAATGCCCTGTCATTAAGGGAGAACTTCCTCCCTGCCTAGACGGGGCCTACATTCGCAACGGTCCCAACCCTCAGTACCTCCCACGAGGCCCACACCACCTCTTCGACGGAGATGGCATGCTCCACTCCCTCCGCATTTCCAAAGGCCGCGCTACCTTCTGCAGCCGCTACGTCAAGACTTACAAATTCAACCTCGAGAACCAGGCCGGTTCCCCCATCTTCCCCAACTTCTTCTCCGGCTTCTACAATCTCCCAGGCGCTGCCACGAGGGGGATTGTTACTGCCGCAAGGGTTGTCACCGGCCAGTTCAATCCGACGGGAGGTGTGGGTCTGGCCAATACCAGTCTAGTCTTCTTTGGTAAGAGGCTCTTCGCACTCGGGGAGTCAGACCTCCCGTATACCGTTCGATTGACAGAGGAAGGCGACATTGAGACGGTGGGCCGCTGCGATTTTGACGGTAAGCTATTCATGGGCATGACCGCCCACCCCAAGGTGGACCCAGACACCGGAGAGATATTTGCCTTCCGTTACGGGCCGGTTCCTCCATTTTTGACCTTGTTCCGCTTTGACGCGGAAGGGTCCAAGAAGCCGGACGTGCCCATCTTCTCGATGGTGCAGCCCACACTCCTGCACGACTTCGCCATTACCAAGAGATACGCCATAGTCCCGGACATACAGGTGGTGATGAAGCCCATAGACATGATTGTGGGGAGTGGATCGCCGGTGGGATCGGACCCTCAAAAGGTGCCCAGGATCGGGGTCATCCCGCGTAACGCCACAACTGAATCGGAGATAAGGTGGTTCAACGTGCCCGGATTCAACATCATGCACACCATAAACGCATG
Coding sequences:
- the LOC131247840 gene encoding probable carotenoid cleavage dioxygenase 4, chloroplastic, which translates into the protein MYSFSSSLFSNRFLQRSTLSPPPPPHILKVSSVRIEEKPQNPQSPPPSPPVYKPNGTSAPQVPQVSSSKPSSSSSSSSSSASANKIKRFSQPSLPSTFCNVFDDIINKFIDPPIRPSVDPKYVLADNFAPVNELPPTECPVIKGELPPCLDGAYIRNGPNPQYLPRGPHHLFDGDGMLHSLRISKGRATFCSRYVKTYKFNLENQAGSPIFPNFFSGFYNLPGAATRGIVTAARVVTGQFNPTGGVGLANTSLVFFGKRLFALGESDLPYTVRLTEEGDIETVGRCDFDGKLFMGMTAHPKVDPDTGEIFAFRYGPVPPFLTLFRFDAEGSKKPDVPIFSMVQPTLLHDFAITKRYAIVPDIQVVMKPIDMIVGSGSPVGSDPQKVPRIGVIPRNATTESEIRWFNVPGFNIMHTINAWDDEDAIVLVAPNILSIEHALEQMELVHCTVEMVRIEIKSGKVTRRTISSRNLDFGVINPSYVGKKNRYAYMGLGDPMPKISGVVKLDYGNNGVKEAVRNYGDGCFGGEPFFVAKDPDNEEAEEDDGYVVSYVHDEKRGESRFVVMDAQSPTLDIVASVKLPRRVPYGFHGLFVSERDLTKQLPHH